A window from Macaca fascicularis isolate 582-1 chromosome 20, T2T-MFA8v1.1 encodes these proteins:
- the EXOC3L1 gene encoding exocyst complex component 3-like protein isoform X3, whose product MDSAAKDEMQPELSPGPEWPEQERAEQLARGAALKWASGIFYRPEQLARLGQYRSREVQRTCSLEARLKSVVQSYLEGVQTGVWQLAQAIEAVQGTREALSQARGLLQGMSQALRTLQPLRERVAQYKQLQAMSHLLPRLRAVPAAVAHTQTLIDAQQFLEAYMSLRELEQLREDTWAPLGGLELPVFQGLDLLFEALGQAVEAAAGAAGKLAREDPALLVAAVRVAEVETGRTTPLGQVPRDWRQRCLRALQEGLEQTHFGSPLLPAPGALPGWLEALRVALPVELATAEALVAPCCPPQYNVVQLWAHTLHSGLRRSLQHLLAGPELEAADAFALLHWALHVYLGQEMMGSLELGPEADVSQLEPLLTLENIEQLEATFVANVQASVSQWLQNALDGEVAEWGREQGPNTDPSGSYYSPMPAIVLQILEENIRVASLVSESLQQRVHGMALSELGIFLRSFSDALIRFSRDHLRGKAMVPHYVPYLLAALNHQSALSSSVSVLQLDGAPSGALAPVEAALDKLQRRICRLVLEALQVELQPLFADLPSRQWLSSPELLESVCERTGRFCRDFGRVRNPTVQLLLAEAERAVVLQYLRALMQGRLVCRGADERTQAAERLRHDAAQLQQLFLGLGLEENAHCAPVLLALRELLNLRDPALLGLEVAGLQQQFPDVSEDHVSALLGLRGDLSREQQLAALSSLQAALPPSPRASRRALFSLVPAPAPAPASCLPSGSCARARLLSE is encoded by the exons ATGGACTCAGCAGCCAAGGATGAGATGCAGCCGGAGTTGTCCCCTG GGCCTGAGTGGCCGGAGCAGGAGCGGGCAGAGCAGCTGGCCCGGGGTGCAGCGCTTAAGTGGGCCTCAGGCATCTTCTACCGGCCGGAGCAGCTGGCCAGGCTAGGCCAGTACCGCAGCCGCGAGGTGCAGCGTACCTGCTCCCTGGAAGCACGCCTCAAG TCAGTGGTGCAGTCATACCTGGAAGGCGTGCAGACTGGTGTGTGGCAGCTGGCCCAGGCCATTGAGGCGGTGCAGGGAACCCGGGAGGCCCTGAGCCAGGCCCGTGGGTTGCTCCAGGGCATGTCCCAGGCCTTACGGACTCTGCAGCCTCTACGGGAGCGGGTTGCCCAGTACAAGCAACTGCAGGCCATGTCTCACTTGCTGCCTCGGCTGCGGGCAG TGCCAGCTGCAGTGGCCCACACACAGACCCTGATTGATGCCCAACAGTTCTTGGAGGCATATATGAGCCTTCGGGAGCTGGAGCAGCTGCGAGAGGATACGTGGGCACCCCTGGGGGGCCTGGAGTTGCCAGTCTTCCAGGGGCTGGACCTTCTGTTCGAGGCACTGGGCCAGGCTGTGGAAGCAGCTGCAGGGGCCGCAGGGAAGCTGGCACGGGAGGACCCAGCCCTGCTGGTGGCTGCTGTGCGTGTGGCGGAGGTGGAGACTGGACGAACAACCCCCCTGGGCCAGGTCCCCCGGGACTGGCGGCAGCGCTGTCTGAGGGCACTACAGGAGGGCCTGGAGCAGACCCACTTTGGGTCACCTCTGCTGCCTGCGCCAGGGGCCCTACCAGGGTGGCTGGAGGCTCTGCGAGTGGCCCTGCCAGTTGAGTTGGCCACAGCTGAGGCACTAGTAGCGCCTTGCTGCCCACCGCAGTACAATGTGGTCCAGCTATGGGCCCACACACTGCATAGCGGTCTGCGCCGCAGCCTGCAGCACCTCCTTGCAGGGCCTGAGCTGGAAGCTGCGGATGCCTTCGCCTTGCTGCACTGGGCACTGCATGTATACCTGGG GCAGGAAATGATGGGGAGCCTGGAGTTGGGGCCTGAGGCTGATGTGTCGCAGCTGGAGCCCCTCCTGACCTTGGAGAACATTGAGCAGCTGGAGGCAACATTTGTGGCCAACGTCCAG GCAAGCGTGTCCCAGTGGCTGCAGAATGCACTGGATGGGGAGGTAGCTGAGTGGGGCCGGGAGCAGGGGCCCAACACGGACCCGTCTGGCTCCTATTACTCACCAATGCCAGCCATCGTGCTGCAG ATCCTGGAAGAGAACATTCGTGTGGCCAGCCTGGTCAGTGAGTCACTACAACAGCGAGTGCATGGCATGGCACTGTCAGAACTGGGCATATTCCTGAGGAG CTTCAGTGACGCTCTGATCCGATTCTCCCGAGACCACCTCAGGGGGAAAGCAATGGTCCCTCATTACGTGCCCTACCTACTGGCCGCCCTCAACCACCAGTCAGCACTCAG CTCCTCAGTGTCTGTCCTGCAGCTGGACGGGGCGCCTTCAGGGGCCTTGGCTCCGGTGGAAGCTGCGCTGGACAAGTTACAGAGGAGGATCTGCCGCCTGGTGTTGGAGGCGCTGCAGGTGGAGCTCCAG CCCCTGTTCGCGGACCTGCCCTCGCGCCAGTGGCTGTCGAGCCCTGAGCTGCTGGAAAGTGTGTGCGAACGGACGGGGCGCTTCTGCCGGGACTTCGGGCGCGTGCGGAACCCCACGGTTCAG CTGCTACTGGCTGAGGCCGAGCGCGCCGTGGTGCTCCAGTACCTGCGCGCGCTGATGCAAGGCCGCCTGGTGTGCCGCGGAGCGGACGAGAGGACCCAGGCGGCCGAGCGCCTGCGGCACGATGCTGCCCAGCTTCAGCAGCTTTTCCTCGGTTTG GGCCTGGAGGAGAACGCGCACTGCGCGCCGGTGCTGCTCGCCCTGAGAGAGCTGCTAAACCTCCGCGACCCCGCGCTGCTGGGCCTGGAGGTGGCTGGCCTGCAGCAACAGTTTCCCGACGTGAG CGAGGACCACGTCTCCGCCCTCTTGGGCCTGCGCGGTGACTTGTCCCGGGAGCAGCAACTGGCCGCTCTCAGCTCGCTTCAGGCTGCGCTGCCGCCCTCGCCCCGCGCTAGCCGCCGCGCCCTCTTCAGCCTCGTGCCCGCCCCAGCACCCGCGCCGGCCTCCTGCCTGCCCTCGGGGTCCTGCGCCCGAGCCCGGCTGCTCTCAGAATAA
- the EXOC3L1 gene encoding exocyst complex component 3-like protein isoform X4, with the protein MDSAAKDEMQPELSPGPEWPEQERAEQLARGAALKWASGIFYRPEQLARLGQYRSREVQRTCSLEARLKSVVQSYLEGVQTGVWQLAQAIEAVQGTREALSQARGLLQGMSQALRTLQPLRERVAQYKQLQAMSHLLPRLRAVPAAVAHTQTLIDAQQFLEAYMSLRELEQLREDTWAPLGGLELPVFQGLDLLFEALGQAVEAAAGAAGKLAREDPALLVAAVRVAEVETGRTTPLGQVPRDWRQRCLRALQEGLEQTHFGSPLLPAPGALPGWLEALRVALPVELATAEALVAPCCPPQYNVVQLWAHTLHSGLRRSLQHLLAGPELEAADAFALLHWALHVYLGQEMMGSLELGPEADVSQLEPLLTLENIEQLEATFVANVQASVSQWLQNALDGEVAEWGREQGPNTDPSGSYYSPMPAIVLQILEENIRVASLVSESLQQRVHGMALSELGIFLRSFSDALIRFSRDHLRGKAMVPHYVPYLLAALNHQSALSWTGRLQGPWLRWKLRWTSYRGGSAAWCWRRCRWSSRSGSFPQPLFADLPSRQWLSSPELLESVCERTGRFCRDFGRVRNPTVQLLLAEAERAVVLQYLRALMQGRLVCRGADERTQAAERLRHDAAQLQQLFLGLGLEENAHCAPVLLALRELLNLRDPALLGLEVAGLQQQFPDVSEDHVSALLGLRGDLSREQQLAALSSLQAALPPSPRASRRALFSLVPAPAPAPASCLPSGSCARARLLSE; encoded by the exons ATGGACTCAGCAGCCAAGGATGAGATGCAGCCGGAGTTGTCCCCTG GGCCTGAGTGGCCGGAGCAGGAGCGGGCAGAGCAGCTGGCCCGGGGTGCAGCGCTTAAGTGGGCCTCAGGCATCTTCTACCGGCCGGAGCAGCTGGCCAGGCTAGGCCAGTACCGCAGCCGCGAGGTGCAGCGTACCTGCTCCCTGGAAGCACGCCTCAAG TCAGTGGTGCAGTCATACCTGGAAGGCGTGCAGACTGGTGTGTGGCAGCTGGCCCAGGCCATTGAGGCGGTGCAGGGAACCCGGGAGGCCCTGAGCCAGGCCCGTGGGTTGCTCCAGGGCATGTCCCAGGCCTTACGGACTCTGCAGCCTCTACGGGAGCGGGTTGCCCAGTACAAGCAACTGCAGGCCATGTCTCACTTGCTGCCTCGGCTGCGGGCAG TGCCAGCTGCAGTGGCCCACACACAGACCCTGATTGATGCCCAACAGTTCTTGGAGGCATATATGAGCCTTCGGGAGCTGGAGCAGCTGCGAGAGGATACGTGGGCACCCCTGGGGGGCCTGGAGTTGCCAGTCTTCCAGGGGCTGGACCTTCTGTTCGAGGCACTGGGCCAGGCTGTGGAAGCAGCTGCAGGGGCCGCAGGGAAGCTGGCACGGGAGGACCCAGCCCTGCTGGTGGCTGCTGTGCGTGTGGCGGAGGTGGAGACTGGACGAACAACCCCCCTGGGCCAGGTCCCCCGGGACTGGCGGCAGCGCTGTCTGAGGGCACTACAGGAGGGCCTGGAGCAGACCCACTTTGGGTCACCTCTGCTGCCTGCGCCAGGGGCCCTACCAGGGTGGCTGGAGGCTCTGCGAGTGGCCCTGCCAGTTGAGTTGGCCACAGCTGAGGCACTAGTAGCGCCTTGCTGCCCACCGCAGTACAATGTGGTCCAGCTATGGGCCCACACACTGCATAGCGGTCTGCGCCGCAGCCTGCAGCACCTCCTTGCAGGGCCTGAGCTGGAAGCTGCGGATGCCTTCGCCTTGCTGCACTGGGCACTGCATGTATACCTGGG GCAGGAAATGATGGGGAGCCTGGAGTTGGGGCCTGAGGCTGATGTGTCGCAGCTGGAGCCCCTCCTGACCTTGGAGAACATTGAGCAGCTGGAGGCAACATTTGTGGCCAACGTCCAG GCAAGCGTGTCCCAGTGGCTGCAGAATGCACTGGATGGGGAGGTAGCTGAGTGGGGCCGGGAGCAGGGGCCCAACACGGACCCGTCTGGCTCCTATTACTCACCAATGCCAGCCATCGTGCTGCAG ATCCTGGAAGAGAACATTCGTGTGGCCAGCCTGGTCAGTGAGTCACTACAACAGCGAGTGCATGGCATGGCACTGTCAGAACTGGGCATATTCCTGAGGAG CTTCAGTGACGCTCTGATCCGATTCTCCCGAGACCACCTCAGGGGGAAAGCAATGGTCCCTCATTACGTGCCCTACCTACTGGCCGCCCTCAACCACCAGTCAGCACTCAG CTGGACGGGGCGCCTTCAGGGGCCTTGGCTCCGGTGGAAGCTGCGCTGGACAAGTTACAGAGGAGGATCTGCCGCCTGGTGTTGGAGGCGCTGCAGGTGGAGCTCCAG GTCTGGATCATTTCCCCAGCCCCTGTTCGCGGACCTGCCCTCGCGCCAGTGGCTGTCGAGCCCTGAGCTGCTGGAAAGTGTGTGCGAACGGACGGGGCGCTTCTGCCGGGACTTCGGGCGCGTGCGGAACCCCACGGTTCAG CTGCTACTGGCTGAGGCCGAGCGCGCCGTGGTGCTCCAGTACCTGCGCGCGCTGATGCAAGGCCGCCTGGTGTGCCGCGGAGCGGACGAGAGGACCCAGGCGGCCGAGCGCCTGCGGCACGATGCTGCCCAGCTTCAGCAGCTTTTCCTCGGTTTG GGCCTGGAGGAGAACGCGCACTGCGCGCCGGTGCTGCTCGCCCTGAGAGAGCTGCTAAACCTCCGCGACCCCGCGCTGCTGGGCCTGGAGGTGGCTGGCCTGCAGCAACAGTTTCCCGACGTGAG CGAGGACCACGTCTCCGCCCTCTTGGGCCTGCGCGGTGACTTGTCCCGGGAGCAGCAACTGGCCGCTCTCAGCTCGCTTCAGGCTGCGCTGCCGCCCTCGCCCCGCGCTAGCCGCCGCGCCCTCTTCAGCCTCGTGCCCGCCCCAGCACCCGCGCCGGCCTCCTGCCTGCCCTCGGGGTCCTGCGCCCGAGCCCGGCTGCTCTCAGAATAA
- the EXOC3L1 gene encoding exocyst complex component 3-like protein isoform X5, whose translation MALGREEPWWEEGASGLRSGREISLGRGIQLHTGVSWSCPGPVSKWQACPAASGERAVLKAKVICGGRTGRLIKSVPAAVAHTQTLIDAQQFLEAYMSLRELEQLREDTWAPLGGLELPVFQGLDLLFEALGQAVEAAAGAAGKLAREDPALLVAAVRVAEVETGRTTPLGQVPRDWRQRCLRALQEGLEQTHFGSPLLPAPGALPGWLEALRVALPVELATAEALVAPCCPPQYNVVQLWAHTLHSGLRRSLQHLLAGPELEAADAFALLHWALHVYLGQEMMGSLELGPEADVSQLEPLLTLENIEQLEATFVANVQASVSQWLQNALDGEVAEWGREQGPNTDPSGSYYSPMPAIVLQILEENIRVASLVSESLQQRVHGMALSELGIFLRSFSDALIRFSRDHLRGKAMVPHYVPYLLAALNHQSALSSSVSVLQLDGAPSGALAPVEAALDKLQRRICRLVLEALQVELQPLFADLPSRQWLSSPELLESVCERTGRFCRDFGRVRNPTVQLLLAEAERAVVLQYLRALMQGRLVCRGADERTQAAERLRHDAAQLQQLFLGLGLEENAHCAPVLLALRELLNLRDPALLGLEVAGLQQQFPDVSEDHVSALLGLRGDLSREQQLAALSSLQAALPPSPRASRRALFSLVPAPAPAPASCLPSGSCARARLLSE comes from the exons aTGGCCTTGGGGAGGGAGGAGCCTTGGTGGGAAGAAGGGGCTTCTGGGCTGCGGAGTGGGAGAGAGATTTCTTTGGGGAGAGGAATTCAGCTGCACACTGGAGTCAGCTGGAGTTGCCCAGGCCCTGTGAGCAAGTGGCAGGCGTGCCCAGCTGCATCGGGGGAGAGGGCTGTTCTCAAGGCCAAGGTCATTTGTGGAGGGAGAACTGGACGCCTGATCAAATCTG TGCCAGCTGCAGTGGCCCACACACAGACCCTGATTGATGCCCAACAGTTCTTGGAGGCATATATGAGCCTTCGGGAGCTGGAGCAGCTGCGAGAGGATACGTGGGCACCCCTGGGGGGCCTGGAGTTGCCAGTCTTCCAGGGGCTGGACCTTCTGTTCGAGGCACTGGGCCAGGCTGTGGAAGCAGCTGCAGGGGCCGCAGGGAAGCTGGCACGGGAGGACCCAGCCCTGCTGGTGGCTGCTGTGCGTGTGGCGGAGGTGGAGACTGGACGAACAACCCCCCTGGGCCAGGTCCCCCGGGACTGGCGGCAGCGCTGTCTGAGGGCACTACAGGAGGGCCTGGAGCAGACCCACTTTGGGTCACCTCTGCTGCCTGCGCCAGGGGCCCTACCAGGGTGGCTGGAGGCTCTGCGAGTGGCCCTGCCAGTTGAGTTGGCCACAGCTGAGGCACTAGTAGCGCCTTGCTGCCCACCGCAGTACAATGTGGTCCAGCTATGGGCCCACACACTGCATAGCGGTCTGCGCCGCAGCCTGCAGCACCTCCTTGCAGGGCCTGAGCTGGAAGCTGCGGATGCCTTCGCCTTGCTGCACTGGGCACTGCATGTATACCTGGG GCAGGAAATGATGGGGAGCCTGGAGTTGGGGCCTGAGGCTGATGTGTCGCAGCTGGAGCCCCTCCTGACCTTGGAGAACATTGAGCAGCTGGAGGCAACATTTGTGGCCAACGTCCAG GCAAGCGTGTCCCAGTGGCTGCAGAATGCACTGGATGGGGAGGTAGCTGAGTGGGGCCGGGAGCAGGGGCCCAACACGGACCCGTCTGGCTCCTATTACTCACCAATGCCAGCCATCGTGCTGCAG ATCCTGGAAGAGAACATTCGTGTGGCCAGCCTGGTCAGTGAGTCACTACAACAGCGAGTGCATGGCATGGCACTGTCAGAACTGGGCATATTCCTGAGGAG CTTCAGTGACGCTCTGATCCGATTCTCCCGAGACCACCTCAGGGGGAAAGCAATGGTCCCTCATTACGTGCCCTACCTACTGGCCGCCCTCAACCACCAGTCAGCACTCAG CTCCTCAGTGTCTGTCCTGCAGCTGGACGGGGCGCCTTCAGGGGCCTTGGCTCCGGTGGAAGCTGCGCTGGACAAGTTACAGAGGAGGATCTGCCGCCTGGTGTTGGAGGCGCTGCAGGTGGAGCTCCAG CCCCTGTTCGCGGACCTGCCCTCGCGCCAGTGGCTGTCGAGCCCTGAGCTGCTGGAAAGTGTGTGCGAACGGACGGGGCGCTTCTGCCGGGACTTCGGGCGCGTGCGGAACCCCACGGTTCAG CTGCTACTGGCTGAGGCCGAGCGCGCCGTGGTGCTCCAGTACCTGCGCGCGCTGATGCAAGGCCGCCTGGTGTGCCGCGGAGCGGACGAGAGGACCCAGGCGGCCGAGCGCCTGCGGCACGATGCTGCCCAGCTTCAGCAGCTTTTCCTCGGTTTG GGCCTGGAGGAGAACGCGCACTGCGCGCCGGTGCTGCTCGCCCTGAGAGAGCTGCTAAACCTCCGCGACCCCGCGCTGCTGGGCCTGGAGGTGGCTGGCCTGCAGCAACAGTTTCCCGACGTGAG CGAGGACCACGTCTCCGCCCTCTTGGGCCTGCGCGGTGACTTGTCCCGGGAGCAGCAACTGGCCGCTCTCAGCTCGCTTCAGGCTGCGCTGCCGCCCTCGCCCCGCGCTAGCCGCCGCGCCCTCTTCAGCCTCGTGCCCGCCCCAGCACCCGCGCCGGCCTCCTGCCTGCCCTCGGGGTCCTGCGCCCGAGCCCGGCTGCTCTCAGAATAA
- the EXOC3L1 gene encoding exocyst complex component 3-like protein isoform X2, producing the protein MDSAAKDEMQPELSPGSSCPGPEWPEQERAEQLARGAALKWASGIFYRPEQLARLGQYRSREVQRTCSLEARLKSVVQSYLEGVQTGVWQLAQAIEAVQGTREALSQARGLLQGMSQALRTLQPLRERVAQYKQLQAMSHLLPRLRAVPAAVAHTQTLIDAQQFLEAYMSLRELEQLREDTWAPLGGLELPVFQGLDLLFEALGQAVEAAAGAAGKLAREDPALLVAAVRVAEVETGRTTPLGQVPRDWRQRCLRALQEGLEQTHFGSPLLPAPGALPGWLEALRVALPVELATAEALVAPCCPPQYNVVQLWAHTLHSGLRRSLQHLLAGPELEAADAFALLHWALHVYLGQEMMGSLELGPEADVSQLEPLLTLENIEQLEATFVANVQASVSQWLQNALDGEVAEWGREQGPNTDPSGSYYSPMPAIVLQILEENIRVASLVSESLQQRVHGMALSELGIFLRSFSDALIRFSRDHLRGKAMVPHYVPYLLAALNHQSALSWTGRLQGPWLRWKLRWTSYRGGSAAWCWRRCRWSSRSGSFPQPLFADLPSRQWLSSPELLESVCERTGRFCRDFGRVRNPTVQLLLAEAERAVVLQYLRALMQGRLVCRGADERTQAAERLRHDAAQLQQLFLGLGLEENAHCAPVLLALRELLNLRDPALLGLEVAGLQQQFPDVSEDHVSALLGLRGDLSREQQLAALSSLQAALPPSPRASRRALFSLVPAPAPAPASCLPSGSCARARLLSE; encoded by the exons ATGGACTCAGCAGCCAAGGATGAGATGCAGCCGGAGTTGTCCCCTG GCTCTTCCTGCCCAGGGCCTGAGTGGCCGGAGCAGGAGCGGGCAGAGCAGCTGGCCCGGGGTGCAGCGCTTAAGTGGGCCTCAGGCATCTTCTACCGGCCGGAGCAGCTGGCCAGGCTAGGCCAGTACCGCAGCCGCGAGGTGCAGCGTACCTGCTCCCTGGAAGCACGCCTCAAG TCAGTGGTGCAGTCATACCTGGAAGGCGTGCAGACTGGTGTGTGGCAGCTGGCCCAGGCCATTGAGGCGGTGCAGGGAACCCGGGAGGCCCTGAGCCAGGCCCGTGGGTTGCTCCAGGGCATGTCCCAGGCCTTACGGACTCTGCAGCCTCTACGGGAGCGGGTTGCCCAGTACAAGCAACTGCAGGCCATGTCTCACTTGCTGCCTCGGCTGCGGGCAG TGCCAGCTGCAGTGGCCCACACACAGACCCTGATTGATGCCCAACAGTTCTTGGAGGCATATATGAGCCTTCGGGAGCTGGAGCAGCTGCGAGAGGATACGTGGGCACCCCTGGGGGGCCTGGAGTTGCCAGTCTTCCAGGGGCTGGACCTTCTGTTCGAGGCACTGGGCCAGGCTGTGGAAGCAGCTGCAGGGGCCGCAGGGAAGCTGGCACGGGAGGACCCAGCCCTGCTGGTGGCTGCTGTGCGTGTGGCGGAGGTGGAGACTGGACGAACAACCCCCCTGGGCCAGGTCCCCCGGGACTGGCGGCAGCGCTGTCTGAGGGCACTACAGGAGGGCCTGGAGCAGACCCACTTTGGGTCACCTCTGCTGCCTGCGCCAGGGGCCCTACCAGGGTGGCTGGAGGCTCTGCGAGTGGCCCTGCCAGTTGAGTTGGCCACAGCTGAGGCACTAGTAGCGCCTTGCTGCCCACCGCAGTACAATGTGGTCCAGCTATGGGCCCACACACTGCATAGCGGTCTGCGCCGCAGCCTGCAGCACCTCCTTGCAGGGCCTGAGCTGGAAGCTGCGGATGCCTTCGCCTTGCTGCACTGGGCACTGCATGTATACCTGGG GCAGGAAATGATGGGGAGCCTGGAGTTGGGGCCTGAGGCTGATGTGTCGCAGCTGGAGCCCCTCCTGACCTTGGAGAACATTGAGCAGCTGGAGGCAACATTTGTGGCCAACGTCCAG GCAAGCGTGTCCCAGTGGCTGCAGAATGCACTGGATGGGGAGGTAGCTGAGTGGGGCCGGGAGCAGGGGCCCAACACGGACCCGTCTGGCTCCTATTACTCACCAATGCCAGCCATCGTGCTGCAG ATCCTGGAAGAGAACATTCGTGTGGCCAGCCTGGTCAGTGAGTCACTACAACAGCGAGTGCATGGCATGGCACTGTCAGAACTGGGCATATTCCTGAGGAG CTTCAGTGACGCTCTGATCCGATTCTCCCGAGACCACCTCAGGGGGAAAGCAATGGTCCCTCATTACGTGCCCTACCTACTGGCCGCCCTCAACCACCAGTCAGCACTCAG CTGGACGGGGCGCCTTCAGGGGCCTTGGCTCCGGTGGAAGCTGCGCTGGACAAGTTACAGAGGAGGATCTGCCGCCTGGTGTTGGAGGCGCTGCAGGTGGAGCTCCAG GTCTGGATCATTTCCCCAGCCCCTGTTCGCGGACCTGCCCTCGCGCCAGTGGCTGTCGAGCCCTGAGCTGCTGGAAAGTGTGTGCGAACGGACGGGGCGCTTCTGCCGGGACTTCGGGCGCGTGCGGAACCCCACGGTTCAG CTGCTACTGGCTGAGGCCGAGCGCGCCGTGGTGCTCCAGTACCTGCGCGCGCTGATGCAAGGCCGCCTGGTGTGCCGCGGAGCGGACGAGAGGACCCAGGCGGCCGAGCGCCTGCGGCACGATGCTGCCCAGCTTCAGCAGCTTTTCCTCGGTTTG GGCCTGGAGGAGAACGCGCACTGCGCGCCGGTGCTGCTCGCCCTGAGAGAGCTGCTAAACCTCCGCGACCCCGCGCTGCTGGGCCTGGAGGTGGCTGGCCTGCAGCAACAGTTTCCCGACGTGAG CGAGGACCACGTCTCCGCCCTCTTGGGCCTGCGCGGTGACTTGTCCCGGGAGCAGCAACTGGCCGCTCTCAGCTCGCTTCAGGCTGCGCTGCCGCCCTCGCCCCGCGCTAGCCGCCGCGCCCTCTTCAGCCTCGTGCCCGCCCCAGCACCCGCGCCGGCCTCCTGCCTGCCCTCGGGGTCCTGCGCCCGAGCCCGGCTGCTCTCAGAATAA
- the EXOC3L1 gene encoding exocyst complex component 3-like protein isoform X9, which translates to MMGSLELGPEADVSQLEPLLTLENIEQLEATFVANVQASVSQWLQNALDGEVAEWGREQGPNTDPSGSYYSPMPAIVLQILEENIRVASLVSESLQQRVHGMALSELGIFLRSFSDALIRFSRDHLRGKAMVPHYVPYLLAALNHQSALSSSVSVLQLDGAPSGALAPVEAALDKLQRRICRLVLEALQVELQPLFADLPSRQWLSSPELLESVCERTGRFCRDFGRVRNPTVQLLLAEAERAVVLQYLRALMQGRLVCRGADERTQAAERLRHDAAQLQQLFLGLGLEENAHCAPVLLALRELLNLRDPALLGLEVAGLQQQFPDVSEDHVSALLGLRGDLSREQQLAALSSLQAALPPSPRASRRALFSLVPAPAPAPASCLPSGSCARARLLSE; encoded by the exons ATGATGGGGAGCCTGGAGTTGGGGCCTGAGGCTGATGTGTCGCAGCTGGAGCCCCTCCTGACCTTGGAGAACATTGAGCAGCTGGAGGCAACATTTGTGGCCAACGTCCAG GCAAGCGTGTCCCAGTGGCTGCAGAATGCACTGGATGGGGAGGTAGCTGAGTGGGGCCGGGAGCAGGGGCCCAACACGGACCCGTCTGGCTCCTATTACTCACCAATGCCAGCCATCGTGCTGCAG ATCCTGGAAGAGAACATTCGTGTGGCCAGCCTGGTCAGTGAGTCACTACAACAGCGAGTGCATGGCATGGCACTGTCAGAACTGGGCATATTCCTGAGGAG CTTCAGTGACGCTCTGATCCGATTCTCCCGAGACCACCTCAGGGGGAAAGCAATGGTCCCTCATTACGTGCCCTACCTACTGGCCGCCCTCAACCACCAGTCAGCACTCAG CTCCTCAGTGTCTGTCCTGCAGCTGGACGGGGCGCCTTCAGGGGCCTTGGCTCCGGTGGAAGCTGCGCTGGACAAGTTACAGAGGAGGATCTGCCGCCTGGTGTTGGAGGCGCTGCAGGTGGAGCTCCAG CCCCTGTTCGCGGACCTGCCCTCGCGCCAGTGGCTGTCGAGCCCTGAGCTGCTGGAAAGTGTGTGCGAACGGACGGGGCGCTTCTGCCGGGACTTCGGGCGCGTGCGGAACCCCACGGTTCAG CTGCTACTGGCTGAGGCCGAGCGCGCCGTGGTGCTCCAGTACCTGCGCGCGCTGATGCAAGGCCGCCTGGTGTGCCGCGGAGCGGACGAGAGGACCCAGGCGGCCGAGCGCCTGCGGCACGATGCTGCCCAGCTTCAGCAGCTTTTCCTCGGTTTG GGCCTGGAGGAGAACGCGCACTGCGCGCCGGTGCTGCTCGCCCTGAGAGAGCTGCTAAACCTCCGCGACCCCGCGCTGCTGGGCCTGGAGGTGGCTGGCCTGCAGCAACAGTTTCCCGACGTGAG CGAGGACCACGTCTCCGCCCTCTTGGGCCTGCGCGGTGACTTGTCCCGGGAGCAGCAACTGGCCGCTCTCAGCTCGCTTCAGGCTGCGCTGCCGCCCTCGCCCCGCGCTAGCCGCCGCGCCCTCTTCAGCCTCGTGCCCGCCCCAGCACCCGCGCCGGCCTCCTGCCTGCCCTCGGGGTCCTGCGCCCGAGCCCGGCTGCTCTCAGAATAA